The genome window TTAAGTTTGAAGATGAGGAGGCAGCGGTGGCCTGGCCGGATCCTGGATCTGATTTGGCAGAGGATGCGTCGCACTCTTTCCTGGCCAAGAGAGAGCAGAACATCAAGGCCAACAAAGCCATGGTAAACCAGACACAGAGTCACATACAGCAGAGTGATGAAACATCAACACGGTCCcagagaaaatgacatttcagactCACTGTGACTGAGCAACCAGTGAACTTACTGACTTTTACTTACAAGAGATCCTTTTGTTGATGCGAGACACATTTCTGACACTTTGACTTGACTCTTTCATGACTTTAGGTTGGTGATATTTAATTTTCAAGGTCTGGAAAGTTTGCACTTCTACAGTCACATGAGATGCTTGTCATCTGCCATGTTTTAATCCTTTTTATCTCCTGCTTCCTGACAGCTGGCTCAGCTGATGGCAGACCTGCACAAAATGCCAGGAGGTGCAGCGTTCATGAAAAAACAGGCGGGCAAACAGAAGGCAAAAGAGAGAAGCTCTGTGAGTGAAAGAAGTGGCCAAAaatctttcctttctcctcatAATTCAGTCAGTAAAGGCCTGAATATTCTTTGCAGACTAACACACTCTAGTGATTTTAATCTGTTCACCTGCAGCGTCCACCTCGCTCCGGTGCAGCTGGAGAAGAGTCCAGGAGGAACCCAGAGCGGGCGTCCCGCAGACAGACCCGCTCGATGGGGGGAGTCGAGAATCCATTAACCCCAAAGGAGGAAGAACTTGAGCAGAGTTTAgaagaggagctgctggaggtcaGTTTATAAAGGACCAGGTAAAAAAGTTTAGAAAAGGACTGAGAGCCCTTCagtgctgtggctctgtgtttaGTTCAGTGTCCTGTCAGTTTCTGTGTAAAACTTAAAGCTAAATACGTCGTTATTTTCACCTCTGTGTTCCAGGTTCGCAGAGCCCCACAGCGCCGAGGTGCCCCGCGGCCAAATCAGTGCAAACCTCATTTCATCCGTCCTGTGGAAGACATCACGGAggatgagctgctgctggtcGCAGACAACATGACTGATAAAGTCtacaacagacaaacagtgaGTTCACAGCTGGACTTCAGGCTAGTTTCTGGGTAAATGTGTTAGCACTAACaaaatcactgcagcagctttGATTCAGAGTAAGAAGAGTTTGAGTCACCACCAGGTGGCAGTCTCTCCACTAATGAACAGATGATGCAGGCGGTGTGATTTGACAGAGAGGTTTTAAATCTGTCGGTGTAcctctctgtgtattttcagGGCTCCACGTGTCATCAGTGCCGTCAGAAAACTGTTGACACCAAGACGTGCTGCCGCAGCGAGGACTGTCGGGGGATTCAGGGTCAGTTCTGCGGGCCGTGCCTGAGGAACAGATACGGAGAGGACGTCAAGAAGGCGCTGCTCGATCCGGTCAGACCTCTgatacaccaacacacactctacacatgtgcagaggaaaaaaacatcaacacatcTGTATTTAACGTTGACCTTAACTCAAGACAAGCGTGCCTACAGTCACCACACTGAGCTTATTTGATGGATAGGTTTGACTAATGAGATGAACACTATAGAAAGCTTAGTGTTtaaccttttctttttgttttttcccaggAGTGGAAGTGCCCTCCCTGTCGAGGCATTTGCAACTGCAGCTTCTGCCGTCAGCGTGAGGGCCGCTGTCCGACCGGCATCCTCTTCCCCCTGGCTCAGTACCACGGTTTCTCTGACGTCCACTCCTACCTCAGCAGGTGAGGGGCTGCACCATAACACTTTATCTGAAGAACAGAATTCAAATGAACACTTTTTACAGTGGAAGATACGTTTCCTAAACCTGACAAAACATCTAAACTCTgttatctctctctccagcctccGTAGCAAACTGAAGAGCGAGAGTGACGATGTAGAGATGTGATTTCACCACTAGGGGGAGCAACTGTTCGCCATGTTTTATTTGCTCTGTGCGGAAGTTTTCAGTGTTGGTTTTagttagaatagaatagaataggcttaGGGTTgagattttaaatgaataaagtgtTTTTCTGGTCAGCTGAGTGTCGTGTTTGtcagactgagacaaagaaatgAGACAAAGTATATTCATAATTTTAATCCAGCTGTTGGCATTTGCAGTAGTTGTATACACACAATATAAAATCCCTTATTTAAAAcggggcaaaaaaaaaaaaaaagttaagagCACTTGTTGTCTGATGAACTTACTCTATAGAGTTTCAAAggatagttttttttaaacatacttTACACAAGTTACAATTTAGTTATGTCAAATGAAGCAGAATAcagaagcaaagaaaacaacagaggtaAGAATCACATCTTTTTAGAAAAACATGTAACCACTGGGTCACCTTAATGCATTTTGCAACTTATTTATTTGAAGAACAAAGGGATGTGTGTCTGAGATCTGCCTCGAGCTGGATCTTTTCCAGTTAGAACGCTTAACATATGCATATCAAGAGTAAAACGTATTAGAAAATTCATGGACCAAAGCAAGATTTCCTAGTTTTCTTTTATAAAATGAGTATGAACCTTTGGTTTTGAGCTTACATGTTTATGCTGTCTGGACATTATTACAAAATACTCCTCACTGACCAGATACGACTAAACAAGAAATAGTACGTCACCGgaggaaaacagaaactgaCGTGACTGCAAGGCAGAGTCTCATAAGTATACCACAGGAAAAGAAGTACAGGGAAGATCTGGACTGTATAGAATACATTATTCTATGACAGAAAGGCTCTGAAGTTTACACAGTTCATctacaaatatatataaaagtaatAACATAAGTTTAAGATTGATTGTGCATGAGAGGTTCATACAACTGAAAGGCAACCTCCTGCAGTCATGTAAGATGATCCTGCCTATGCTAAGGATTTCTGCAGCCTTTACAttaccaaaaatatatatatacataaaaaaatcaaaatgtttttgctatG of Lates calcarifer isolate ASB-BC8 linkage group LG12, TLL_Latcal_v3, whole genome shotgun sequence contains these proteins:
- the LOC108884844 gene encoding cell division cycle-associated protein 7 — translated: MARLLAEVFAEDSDSDRTFYGFSDSEVIEKDCEAEDDLQPDLSPRQQKPTSKPSAGPQPFRLRVALRSASSTLQSDEEEEEGGKRAEKRGAKKAGKTRRVKFEDEEAAVAWPDPGSDLAEDASHSFLAKREQNIKANKAMLAQLMADLHKMPGGAAFMKKQAGKQKAKERSSRPPRSGAAGEESRRNPERASRRQTRSMGGVENPLTPKEEELEQSLEEELLEVRRAPQRRGAPRPNQCKPHFIRPVEDITEDELLLVADNMTDKVYNRQTGSTCHQCRQKTVDTKTCCRSEDCRGIQGQFCGPCLRNRYGEDVKKALLDPEWKCPPCRGICNCSFCRQREGRCPTGILFPLAQYHGFSDVHSYLSSLRSKLKSESDDVEM